A DNA window from Agarivorans sp. TSD2052 contains the following coding sequences:
- a CDS encoding oligogalacturonate-specific porin KdgM family protein, translating into MKPNSLVLLVASLGFVSANAAATSVDFRHEYKSDTKQHASRVKMAHTFDNNFALALELKFKGEEGKFMEDLQSNGSEIDLGYRYKINDQWALIPGMPIEFSDAGTTFKPQLRLTYTPENLSGFSLSGRYRLDIKPSEDINKYRHRYTANIAYKYQQWAFGLEGNYYYSDNPEYLLFDNGRTNYENNFTVHYSMGDWTPWLEFGDVSVSSNSSQRELRSRIGLRYSF; encoded by the coding sequence ATGAAACCTAATAGCCTAGTTTTGTTGGTCGCTAGTCTTGGCTTCGTCAGCGCCAATGCAGCAGCTACTTCGGTAGACTTTCGTCACGAATACAAAAGTGACACAAAGCAACATGCTAGCCGAGTGAAAATGGCTCACACCTTTGACAACAATTTTGCTTTAGCGCTAGAGCTGAAATTTAAAGGTGAAGAGGGCAAGTTCATGGAAGATTTACAGTCAAACGGATCAGAAATAGATCTCGGTTACCGTTACAAAATTAATGACCAGTGGGCACTAATTCCTGGCATGCCTATTGAGTTTAGTGACGCCGGCACGACTTTTAAGCCGCAATTACGTCTTACCTATACCCCTGAGAATCTAAGTGGCTTCTCGCTTAGTGGGCGTTACCGTTTAGATATAAAGCCTAGCGAAGATATCAATAAGTATCGCCATCGTTATACCGCTAATATAGCGTATAAATATCAACAGTGGGCCTTTGGTCTAGAGGGCAACTATTATTATTCAGATAACCCTGAGTATCTGCTGTTTGACAATGGCCGCACCAATTACGAAAACAACTTTACCGTTCATTACTCAATGGGGGATTGGACACCGTGGTTGGAGTTTGGTGACGTTTCTGTATCGAGTAACTCTAGCCAAAGAGAGCTTAGAAGCCGCATTGGTTTACGTTACAGTTTTTAA
- a CDS encoding SDR family NAD(P)-dependent oxidoreductase → MANKIALITGATGGIGFQVAKRLGQEGYTVILNGIEDERGAERVAQLTAAGIEAEYYGFDVTDDAAVAENVTKIGEKFGKIDVVVNNAGGLGGRSPMEEMTTEFYRFVMALNLDSAFFVSRAAIPFLKKAENASIINFTSNAAWNAGGPGAGIYGVSKGAVHTLTRALAKELAPAGIRVNAVSPGTIDTPFHAQIKESKPEVFASWKDSIMLGRLGQPEEVASTIAFLVSDNASFITAETVQIGGGQALGI, encoded by the coding sequence ATGGCTAATAAAATCGCATTAATCACCGGTGCAACCGGTGGTATCGGCTTCCAAGTGGCTAAACGCTTAGGTCAAGAAGGTTATACCGTTATTCTAAATGGTATTGAAGACGAGCGGGGAGCCGAGCGTGTTGCTCAGCTGACCGCTGCGGGTATTGAAGCGGAGTACTATGGCTTTGATGTGACCGACGATGCTGCTGTGGCAGAAAACGTGACTAAAATTGGTGAAAAATTCGGTAAAATTGATGTCGTAGTGAACAATGCTGGAGGCCTAGGCGGCCGCAGCCCTATGGAAGAAATGACCACTGAATTCTACCGGTTCGTGATGGCGCTTAATTTAGACAGTGCCTTTTTCGTGTCGCGCGCCGCCATTCCATTTTTAAAGAAAGCTGAAAATGCGTCAATCATTAACTTTACATCAAATGCAGCTTGGAATGCCGGTGGTCCTGGTGCAGGAATATACGGTGTTTCTAAGGGTGCAGTTCACACCTTAACGCGTGCTTTAGCTAAGGAATTAGCGCCAGCGGGCATTCGTGTTAATGCTGTGTCGCCCGGTACCATTGACACGCCATTTCACGCTCAAATAAAAGAAAGTAAACCCGAAGTATTCGCTTCATGGAAAGACAGTATCATGCTCGGTCGTTTAGGCCAACCCGAAGAAGTTGCCTCTACGATTGCTTTTTTGGTCAGTGACAACGCTTCTTTTATCACTGCTGAAACGGTGCAAATCGGAGGCGGACAAGCCTTAGGTATCTAG
- a CDS encoding FadR/GntR family transcriptional regulator: MSNEFDLIKGSSRSLHLQVARDIARGILSGQLPQGSIIPGELDLCEQFGVSRTALREAIKLLNSKGLLESRPKIGTRVRDREYWNFLDSQLLDWMMGLENTERSYQEFLALRRAIEPEAAALAARNATAEQRMLLSEVFQKMADVASGKDVTHQWTDVDMEFHRLVFLSTGNSFYIPFANVLRTMFVGFIDHSSKEGGTCIEEHKAIYDAIMIGNADKAREANLALLNNSNHRLPSNNAA, translated from the coding sequence ATGTCTAATGAATTCGATTTAATCAAAGGTTCTTCCCGTAGCCTTCATTTACAAGTTGCCAGAGATATTGCTCGTGGCATTCTATCCGGCCAATTACCGCAAGGAAGTATCATTCCAGGTGAGTTAGACCTTTGCGAGCAGTTTGGGGTGAGTAGAACGGCCTTAAGAGAAGCTATTAAATTATTGAACTCGAAAGGTCTGCTCGAATCTCGTCCAAAAATCGGCACTAGAGTAAGAGACCGCGAATATTGGAATTTTCTCGATTCCCAATTATTAGATTGGATGATGGGCTTAGAAAATACCGAGCGCTCATATCAAGAATTTTTGGCGCTACGACGGGCAATTGAACCTGAAGCTGCAGCGTTAGCAGCTAGAAATGCCACGGCTGAGCAGCGCATGTTGTTATCTGAAGTTTTCCAGAAGATGGCTGACGTAGCGAGCGGTAAAGATGTTACTCACCAGTGGACCGATGTTGACATGGAGTTCCACCGGTTGGTTTTCCTCTCTACCGGCAATAGTTTCTATATTCCTTTCGCGAACGTATTACGTACTATGTTTGTGGGCTTTATTGACCATTCATCTAAAGAGGGTGGCACCTGTATTGAAGAACATAAAGCTATCTATGATGCGATAATGATAGGCAATGCCGACAAAGCACGTGAAGCAAACTTAGCGTTACTTAATAATAGCAATCACCGTTTGCCTTCAAATAATGCTGCATAG
- a CDS encoding heparinase II/III domain-containing protein: MTYQPLLISFEEAKELAKHLNTDTLIGQSIAAEMAALEAYMPIGIEIPGHGEAGGYEHNRHKQNYIHLDLAGRLYLITEDQRYLDYARSMLVEYAKVYPTLELNTSRDSNPPGRLFHQTLNENMWMLYASCAYSCIRHKLPADEQTLIENDLFKLMIELFVDVYAHDFDIVHNHGLWAVAGVGICGYAIQDQASVDKAMYGLKGDSVSGGFIAQLTQLFSPDGYYMEGPYYHRFSLRPIFLFAEAIERRQPEIGIYQLKDQVIKTTTYAVMATAFPNGVLPALNDSSKTMDINDEGILIATSMCFSRYQRDANLVAMAKHQAKVWVHASGASLSEASDNADNIGGFNWGSLILSDGAEGDRGGVAILRHRDATQDDSMALLWFGQHGSDHKLHSALDHGHFDGLHFNLFNRGQEVLHDYGFGRWVNVEPKFGGRYIPENKSYAKQTIAHNTVVVDFQSQNQGDTATAEEKWGEKHFFVTDDSKLQAMSAIVRNYYPGVDQQRSVIMFEAEGFAKPLVLDLFRLVSEEQHNYDYTLHYSGQFIRSDFNYECNARLKPLGDSNGYQHLWNQASAEVSGSSLVTWLQGNSYYSMISSAVDNSQVIMARTGANDPDFNLRSEPVLILRQQGKSHLFANVFETHGYFNEAIEASTDARGQVASVEVLAHNKVASAVAIHLLSGKQILVCVSNQANVQEATQHQLELNGETLRWSGPILVK, translated from the coding sequence ATGACTTACCAACCCTTATTGATCAGCTTTGAAGAAGCAAAAGAGCTCGCTAAGCACCTAAATACCGACACGCTAATCGGCCAATCGATTGCAGCCGAAATGGCCGCTTTAGAAGCCTACATGCCTATTGGCATTGAGATCCCAGGCCACGGTGAAGCTGGCGGTTACGAACACAACCGCCACAAGCAAAACTACATCCACTTGGATTTAGCGGGCCGTTTGTACTTGATTACCGAAGACCAACGCTACCTTGATTATGCGCGTAGCATGTTGGTTGAATATGCCAAGGTGTACCCTACTTTAGAGCTAAACACTAGCCGAGATTCAAATCCTCCTGGGCGTTTATTCCACCAAACGCTGAACGAGAACATGTGGATGTTGTATGCCTCATGTGCTTATTCGTGTATTCGCCATAAACTGCCTGCTGACGAACAAACACTGATCGAAAACGATCTGTTCAAACTAATGATTGAGCTATTTGTTGATGTATATGCGCATGATTTCGACATTGTACACAACCATGGTTTATGGGCTGTTGCAGGTGTAGGCATTTGTGGTTATGCCATTCAAGACCAAGCCAGTGTAGACAAAGCAATGTATGGCTTAAAAGGCGACAGTGTAAGCGGTGGCTTTATTGCTCAACTTACTCAACTGTTTTCGCCAGACGGCTATTACATGGAAGGCCCGTATTATCACCGTTTCTCACTGCGCCCTATTTTCTTATTTGCCGAAGCTATTGAGCGTCGCCAACCAGAAATAGGCATTTACCAGCTTAAAGACCAAGTAATTAAAACCACCACCTATGCAGTAATGGCAACAGCCTTTCCAAATGGTGTATTACCAGCGTTAAATGATTCATCTAAAACCATGGACATCAACGACGAGGGTATCTTAATCGCTACCAGCATGTGTTTTAGCCGCTATCAACGTGATGCCAACCTAGTAGCAATGGCCAAACATCAAGCTAAAGTATGGGTTCATGCCTCAGGTGCAAGTTTGTCTGAAGCCAGTGACAACGCCGACAACATTGGTGGCTTTAACTGGGGCAGCTTAATACTCAGCGATGGCGCCGAAGGCGACCGTGGCGGCGTAGCTATTTTGCGTCACCGCGATGCAACACAAGACGACAGCATGGCACTATTGTGGTTTGGCCAACATGGCAGTGACCACAAATTGCACTCTGCGCTAGACCATGGGCACTTCGATGGTTTGCATTTCAACCTATTCAACCGTGGCCAAGAAGTCCTGCATGATTACGGCTTTGGTCGCTGGGTAAATGTTGAGCCTAAGTTTGGTGGTCGATACATCCCTGAAAACAAAAGCTACGCCAAGCAAACTATTGCTCACAACACTGTAGTGGTTGATTTTCAAAGCCAAAACCAAGGCGATACCGCCACCGCCGAAGAAAAATGGGGCGAGAAACACTTCTTCGTTACCGACGACAGCAAGCTGCAGGCCATGAGTGCGATAGTACGAAACTACTACCCAGGGGTAGACCAGCAGCGCAGTGTGATTATGTTTGAAGCTGAAGGTTTCGCCAAACCATTAGTGCTAGATTTATTTCGCTTAGTCAGCGAAGAACAGCACAACTACGATTACACCTTACATTATTCAGGTCAGTTTATTCGCAGCGACTTTAACTACGAATGTAACGCCCGCTTAAAACCCCTAGGTGATAGTAATGGTTACCAGCATTTGTGGAACCAAGCTAGCGCAGAAGTAAGCGGTTCTAGCTTAGTCACTTGGTTGCAAGGCAACAGTTACTACTCAATGATTAGTTCAGCAGTAGACAATAGCCAAGTGATTATGGCGCGCACTGGCGCTAATGACCCAGACTTCAACTTACGCAGCGAACCTGTTTTGATATTACGTCAACAGGGTAAATCACATCTATTCGCAAACGTTTTTGAAACGCACGGTTATTTCAATGAAGCAATTGAAGCAAGCACCGATGCGCGTGGACAAGTTGCATCTGTAGAAGTATTGGCACATAACAAAGTAGCATCGGCAGTAGCTATTCATTTGCTGTCAGGAAAGCAAATTTTGGTTTGTGTATCTAACCAAGCCAACGTACAAGAGGCGACCCAACACCAATTAGAGCTTAATGGTGAAACGCTTCGCTGGAGTGGTCCTATACTAGTGAAATAA
- a CDS encoding heparinase II/III domain-containing protein has product MLENVNAVLMSHHEILDMRNQLGRDSLMGKTLASMISDTQTYMANPIEVPGHGEAGGYEHNRHKQNYQYINQAGRLFLITGEDQYAHYAADMLSEYADKYLGFGFHIQRNTNPPGRLFHQILNEHVWLLYASLGYSCIKHWLNEEQRQHIEGQLFQPMLDMFTDKYGFDFDRIHNHGLWAVAAVGICGLAIDKPEYIEMSVHGLKGDDVTGGFLAQISQLFAPSGYYMEGPYYHRYAIRPLCLFAEVLHRHRPELNIFEYKDQVIGKTIKAMLATAYPNGVFPALNDASLSMDIKDQGVVVAVSLAYKHYGHDERLLAMAQIQQGVWLHSCGLTLSDAYEQSTNPSLPHWPSVELNEGPNGDRGAQGFVRMQSKGGDVSQLVMNYGQHGMGHGHFDTLGISFFNRGQEVLKEYGFGRWVNVEPKFGGRYLDENKSYARQTIAHNAVAVDQGCQNNFDVKLADSKHGIPHFFNTDNQDLQAVSAFADDFYPGVQQQRSLVLINDEALEAPLLVDVFRLSSEQEHSYDYALQYQGQIVRCNSDYQTHTELAPMGDNYGYQHLWNEAQGKAADNSLVSWLQGSSYYSWISASEANDELFFTRVGANDPQFNLRNETSFILRRKAKSTVFANVLETHGYFNEAVEASTNARGKVNQVTVIVSNDIGSVITVQGEDINFTIMISNQRDVTPNTQHSIEFNQQTYCWQGSLALLKNRG; this is encoded by the coding sequence ATGCTTGAGAACGTAAATGCAGTGTTAATGAGTCATCACGAAATATTAGATATGCGTAATCAACTGGGGCGCGATAGCTTAATGGGTAAAACCTTAGCTAGCATGATTAGCGATACCCAAACTTACATGGCCAATCCTATTGAAGTGCCTGGACACGGTGAAGCTGGCGGGTATGAGCATAACCGCCACAAACAGAACTACCAGTATATTAACCAAGCAGGCCGCCTATTTCTAATTACAGGTGAAGACCAATACGCTCATTACGCAGCTGATATGTTAAGTGAATACGCTGACAAATATTTAGGTTTTGGTTTCCATATTCAGCGTAATACTAATCCTCCTGGGCGCTTGTTCCACCAGATCTTAAACGAACACGTTTGGCTTTTATATGCCAGCCTAGGATACAGCTGTATTAAACATTGGTTAAACGAAGAACAGCGCCAACACATCGAAGGCCAGTTATTTCAACCGATGCTGGACATGTTCACCGACAAATATGGCTTCGACTTTGACCGCATTCATAACCATGGTTTATGGGCTGTTGCCGCCGTCGGTATATGTGGGCTCGCCATTGATAAACCCGAATACATAGAGATGTCAGTGCATGGCTTGAAAGGCGATGATGTGACTGGCGGTTTTCTAGCTCAAATTAGCCAACTATTTGCTCCCTCTGGCTACTATATGGAAGGCCCCTATTATCACCGTTACGCCATTAGACCACTGTGTTTATTTGCCGAGGTATTACACCGCCACCGCCCAGAACTAAATATCTTTGAATATAAAGATCAAGTCATCGGCAAAACCATAAAAGCGATGCTTGCTACCGCCTACCCTAATGGCGTATTCCCTGCGCTAAATGATGCTTCATTATCAATGGATATCAAAGATCAAGGCGTGGTGGTTGCCGTCAGCTTAGCCTACAAACATTACGGTCATGATGAACGCTTATTAGCTATGGCACAGATTCAGCAAGGCGTTTGGCTACATAGTTGTGGCTTAACACTTTCCGATGCTTATGAGCAAAGCACCAACCCAAGCCTGCCACACTGGCCAAGCGTAGAGTTAAACGAAGGCCCCAATGGCGACCGCGGAGCTCAAGGTTTTGTTCGTATGCAAAGCAAAGGTGGTGACGTTAGCCAGTTAGTGATGAACTATGGCCAACATGGCATGGGCCATGGCCATTTTGATACCTTGGGTATTAGCTTCTTTAACCGCGGCCAAGAAGTGTTAAAAGAATACGGATTTGGTCGCTGGGTAAATGTAGAGCCTAAATTTGGTGGGCGTTACCTAGACGAAAATAAATCTTACGCACGCCAAACCATAGCCCATAATGCAGTAGCGGTAGATCAAGGCTGTCAAAATAACTTTGACGTTAAGTTAGCCGACAGCAAACATGGTATTCCCCATTTCTTTAATACAGACAATCAAGACTTACAGGCCGTCAGTGCCTTTGCCGATGATTTCTACCCCGGCGTTCAACAACAGCGCAGTTTAGTACTAATTAACGATGAAGCCCTTGAAGCTCCCTTGCTAGTTGATGTATTCCGTTTAAGCAGCGAACAAGAACATAGCTACGATTACGCCCTGCAATACCAAGGGCAAATTGTACGCTGTAATAGCGACTACCAAACCCACACTGAATTAGCCCCAATGGGTGACAATTATGGTTATCAACACCTGTGGAATGAAGCGCAAGGTAAAGCCGCGGATAACAGCTTAGTTAGCTGGCTACAAGGCAGCAGTTATTACTCGTGGATTAGTGCGAGTGAAGCCAACGATGAACTGTTTTTTACGCGTGTTGGCGCTAACGACCCACAATTTAACCTGCGTAACGAAACCAGTTTTATCTTACGCCGTAAGGCTAAATCTACGGTATTTGCTAACGTATTAGAAACCCACGGGTACTTTAACGAAGCGGTAGAAGCAAGTACCAATGCTCGCGGTAAAGTAAACCAAGTGACGGTGATTGTTAGCAATGACATCGGCAGTGTTATTACTGTGCAGGGGGAAGACATCAACTTCACGATTATGATAAGTAATCAGCGCGATGTTACACCCAATACACAACACTCTATTGAATTTAATCAACAAACCTATTGCTGGCAGGGATCTCTGGCTTTACTAAAGAACCGAGGTTAA
- a CDS encoding sodium:solute symporter family protein yields MSIDIVVVLAYFVFLIAIGWMFRTFTSSTSDYFRGGGKMLWWMVGATAFMTQFSAWTFTGAAGKAFTDGFAIVILFLANAFGYFMNYIYFAPKFRQLRVVTAIEAIKKRFGRTSEQFFTWLGMPDSLISAGVWLNGLAIFVAAVFNIPMETTIIFTGVVLVIMAVTGGSWAVVASDFMQMLVIMAVTITCAIAAYFHGGGLTNIVSNFHGDFVVGSNLNYISIFLLWIVFIFVKQFGVMNNSINAYRYLCAKDSDNARKAAGLACILMIVGPLIWFLPPWYVNAFMPDFAEAYGSVGGSDAAYLAFVQNVMPAGMVGLLMSAMFAATMSSMDSGLNRNAGIFIRNFYSPIVRKEAASEKELIVASKLATIFMGFVIIAIGLFINSLRHLSLFDIVLNIGALIGFPMLIPVLLGMWVRNTPDWAGWATLIVGGVVSYVFGVALTADDIQNWFGLEQQLTSREWADLKVGLSLAAHVIVTGGFFLATTKFYRGRTPERQAEVDELFRDWNTPVYAESEEQQNLDTRQRSMLGNLISVAGFGIIAMALIPNDISGRALFVLCGTIVLTAGILLVQAARKPNKTLTVEPATE; encoded by the coding sequence ATGAGTATTGATATCGTTGTTGTACTAGCCTACTTCGTATTTTTGATTGCGATAGGCTGGATGTTTCGTACTTTTACCTCTTCCACCAGTGATTACTTTAGAGGCGGCGGTAAAATGCTGTGGTGGATGGTAGGTGCGACAGCATTTATGACTCAATTTTCAGCATGGACCTTTACTGGAGCAGCAGGGAAAGCATTTACCGATGGTTTTGCCATCGTTATCTTGTTCTTGGCCAACGCGTTTGGCTATTTTATGAATTACATTTATTTCGCACCTAAGTTTAGGCAGCTTCGCGTTGTTACGGCCATTGAGGCGATTAAAAAGCGCTTTGGCCGTACCTCTGAGCAGTTTTTTACTTGGTTAGGTATGCCTGACAGCTTGATTTCTGCGGGTGTCTGGTTGAACGGTTTGGCCATTTTTGTTGCCGCCGTATTTAACATCCCGATGGAAACAACCATTATCTTTACCGGTGTAGTACTCGTGATTATGGCCGTAACTGGTGGATCTTGGGCCGTTGTAGCTTCTGATTTTATGCAGATGTTAGTGATTATGGCTGTGACAATTACGTGTGCTATTGCCGCTTACTTCCATGGCGGCGGTTTAACCAATATCGTTAGTAATTTCCATGGCGATTTCGTTGTAGGCAGTAACTTAAACTACATTAGTATTTTCTTACTTTGGATCGTGTTCATCTTTGTTAAGCAATTCGGTGTCATGAATAACAGCATTAATGCCTACCGTTATTTGTGTGCCAAAGACAGTGACAATGCGCGTAAAGCTGCAGGTCTTGCTTGTATCTTAATGATTGTTGGTCCGCTAATTTGGTTCTTACCGCCTTGGTATGTGAACGCGTTCATGCCTGACTTTGCCGAAGCTTATGGCTCGGTGGGGGGCAGTGATGCAGCTTATTTAGCCTTTGTTCAAAATGTGATGCCTGCGGGCATGGTAGGTTTGTTAATGTCGGCAATGTTTGCGGCTACGATGAGCTCAATGGATTCAGGTTTAAACCGTAATGCAGGCATTTTTATACGTAATTTCTATTCGCCGATCGTACGAAAAGAAGCGGCCAGTGAAAAAGAGCTGATTGTAGCGAGTAAGTTAGCCACGATATTTATGGGCTTTGTGATTATCGCAATAGGCTTGTTTATAAATTCATTACGTCATTTAAGTTTGTTCGATATTGTGTTGAACATTGGTGCTCTAATTGGCTTCCCAATGTTAATTCCTGTGTTATTAGGCATGTGGGTGCGTAACACGCCTGATTGGGCTGGATGGGCCACCTTGATAGTTGGTGGTGTGGTGTCTTACGTATTCGGTGTGGCACTTACAGCAGATGATATCCAAAACTGGTTCGGTTTAGAGCAGCAACTAACAAGCCGCGAATGGGCAGACCTTAAAGTTGGCTTAAGCTTGGCTGCACACGTAATTGTTACCGGTGGATTCTTCCTTGCAACAACCAAGTTCTACCGTGGCCGCACCCCTGAGCGTCAAGCTGAGGTTGATGAACTATTTCGTGATTGGAATACGCCGGTTTATGCAGAAAGCGAAGAGCAACAAAACCTTGATACTCGCCAACGTTCAATGTTGGGCAACCTCATTAGCGTAGCAGGCTTCGGAATTATCGCGATGGCTTTGATTCCAAACGATATATCAGGCAGAGCTTTATTCGTATTATGTGGAACTATCGTGTTAACGGCGGGGATACTGTTGGTTCAAGCAGCACGTAAACCTAATAAAACCTTAACCGTTGAACCTGCAACTGAATAA
- a CDS encoding cupin domain-containing protein, translated as MTAFFNSAEATWDDLGDGITRKIVGYTEQLMVVHVRFEKGAIGVPHAHELHDQIGYVAEGSFEAEVNGEKKIVKKGDAYIASKTFMHGAVALEEGSVLVDCFSPPREDFLA; from the coding sequence ATGACAGCATTTTTTAATTCAGCAGAAGCCACTTGGGACGACCTTGGCGATGGCATCACCCGTAAAATTGTCGGTTATACCGAGCAGTTAATGGTTGTTCATGTTCGCTTTGAGAAGGGGGCCATTGGTGTACCTCACGCTCATGAACTACATGATCAAATTGGTTACGTTGCTGAAGGCAGCTTTGAAGCTGAAGTTAACGGCGAAAAGAAAATTGTTAAAAAAGGCGATGCCTATATCGCTTCAAAAACCTTTATGCATGGGGCCGTGGCGCTTGAAGAAGGCAGTGTACTAGTAGATTGTTTCTCACCCCCGCGTGAGGATTTCTTGGCTTAA